Proteins encoded by one window of Nitrospiria bacterium:
- the ftsE gene encoding cell division ATP-binding protein FtsE produces MIQMFHVTKSYGHGPPALNDINLYVEKGEFVFIMGPSGAGKTTLLRLLFCTDRPDEGQILIHGRNVARLNGKSVPDLRTKIGFIFQDYKLIPRFTVFENVGIPLQIQGMGRGEIRRRVMDLLDWVGLEQRAKAYPRQLAGGEQQRVCIARALANEPAIILADEPTGNLDMGHSEEILGLLRYIHGRGATILMATHNQTLVAKYPKRLIHLKKGCLVGDEGPQW; encoded by the coding sequence ATGATACAGATGTTTCATGTTACAAAGTCCTATGGCCATGGTCCCCCTGCCTTAAATGATATCAACCTCTATGTTGAAAAAGGCGAATTTGTTTTTATCATGGGTCCCAGCGGAGCGGGGAAGACCACGTTGCTTCGGCTTCTGTTCTGTACGGATAGACCCGATGAAGGGCAAATCTTAATCCATGGACGAAATGTTGCCCGGTTAAACGGAAAATCTGTCCCCGACCTTCGAACCAAAATCGGATTTATTTTTCAAGATTATAAACTGATTCCCCGGTTTACGGTTTTTGAAAATGTGGGTATCCCACTTCAAATTCAAGGAATGGGGAGGGGCGAAATTCGCCGGCGGGTAATGGATCTACTGGACTGGGTGGGGCTTGAACAACGGGCTAAGGCCTATCCCCGACAACTGGCTGGAGGGGAACAACAGCGGGTGTGTATTGCAAGGGCCCTGGCAAATGAACCTGCCATAATTTTGGCTGATGAACCCACAGGAAATTTGGATATGGGCCACTCGGAAGAGATTTTGGGATTGCTGCGGTATATTCATGGTCGAGGGGCAACGATTTTGATGGCCACCCACAATCAAACCCTTGTGGCCAAATATCCCAAACGCCTCATTCATTTAAAAAAAGGATGTTTGGTGGGGGATGAGGGGCCCCAATGGTAA
- a CDS encoding permease-like cell division protein FtsX yields the protein MVRNSIYFLKQAVRGLQEHRILALMTVLSISLTFLFSGLFFLVYINLEQLGGTLRGQVRMMVYLQDAFKENGISSLGDQLKKEKGVEKVIFLSKEDALHEYINELKGDPKLLEGLGENPFPASFQVLIEKSFQNSDFMEKLSQQIRQWEGVDEVRFRDEWVNFLNQVLTFLKLGGIWLGGLLVLGILAIVSTTIRLTVYARREEIQILKFMGATDRFIMAPFFIEGLFIGMIGSGFSLFLLMVFFEFFGDSVEGGFQYGGYSSLVFLTQKVMVSMLGAGILLGCLGSLISVRGVLREEF from the coding sequence ATGGTAAGAAATTCAATCTATTTTCTTAAACAGGCCGTGCGGGGACTGCAGGAACACCGTATCCTGGCCCTCATGACGGTTCTATCCATCTCTTTAACCTTTTTATTCTCGGGTTTGTTTTTTCTGGTATATATTAATTTAGAACAGTTAGGCGGAACATTAAGAGGTCAAGTCCGCATGATGGTCTATCTTCAGGATGCATTCAAGGAGAATGGGATTTCCTCGCTCGGTGATCAATTAAAAAAGGAGAAAGGTGTAGAGAAGGTTATTTTTCTCTCAAAAGAAGACGCCCTCCATGAGTATATCAATGAGCTGAAAGGAGACCCCAAATTGTTAGAAGGCCTGGGTGAGAATCCTTTTCCAGCCTCCTTTCAGGTTCTTATTGAAAAGTCTTTTCAGAACAGCGATTTTATGGAAAAATTAAGCCAGCAGATCAGACAGTGGGAGGGGGTGGATGAGGTGCGCTTCCGAGATGAATGGGTGAACTTTCTAAACCAGGTTCTGACCTTTTTAAAATTGGGTGGGATTTGGTTGGGCGGTTTGCTGGTGTTGGGAATCCTGGCCATCGTCTCCACCACGATCCGCTTGACCGTTTATGCCCGGCGGGAAGAAATTCAGATCTTAAAATTTATGGGCGCCACGGATCGGTTTATCATGGCACCGTTTTTTATTGAAGGGCTGTTCATTGGGATGATTGGTTCGGGTTTTTCTCTTTTCTTACTGATGGTGTTTTTTGAATTCTTTGGAGATTCGGTGGAGGGTGGCTTTCAGTACGGGGGCTATTCCAGTTTGGTTTTCCTGACCCAAAAAGTAATGGTCTCTATGTTGGGGGCGGGAATCCTGCTCGGGTGTTTGGGTAGTCTCATCTCGGTTCGGGGGGTTTTACGGGAGGAATTTTGA